The following proteins are encoded in a genomic region of Saccharopolyspora antimicrobica:
- a CDS encoding ARPP-2 domain-containing protein: MTGLDLTGLETRPAQVWGAVRLVPLVRAEPIDDLRLHPRIYGDSVGVVEVGRRSTYISYVPHGFVAEWTGDGTAAAYGTQLPGDEPPATIPLRFHRKLARREAAGRLRFLPLHLALEGYLALHFGGPEIAWSEWSQRALRRGLSPRAEAAFSGAAVPGLEDALRVFEIHPGQCGMLLYVADALAAAFVVPHPDDYRALHPTLVQDMQGELIFQYALLMPPVADFRASIADARIDTFADLRAAADAEERAWADFHDTTMAAGLLEQDCTWQSVHRMGRFELARFLPVFRPKEENHIGEAILDEQGRTAYLKTFRLSEGQVRRGHLLSRLAAHGWHLADTAADLGIDEAQLGLRLESAGFGHLLRQDVLDAYRRQARR, encoded by the coding sequence ATGACCGGACTCGACCTGACCGGCCTGGAGACCCGCCCCGCCCAGGTCTGGGGCGCCGTCCGCCTGGTGCCGCTGGTGCGCGCGGAACCGATCGACGATCTCCGGCTGCACCCGCGGATCTACGGCGATTCGGTGGGCGTGGTCGAGGTCGGCCGCCGCAGCACGTACATCTCCTACGTGCCGCACGGGTTCGTCGCCGAGTGGACCGGCGACGGAACGGCGGCCGCCTACGGCACCCAGCTGCCCGGCGACGAACCACCGGCCACGATCCCGCTGCGCTTCCACCGGAAGCTGGCCCGTCGCGAAGCGGCCGGACGGTTGCGGTTCCTGCCCCTGCACCTGGCGCTGGAGGGTTACCTCGCCCTGCACTTCGGCGGCCCGGAGATCGCCTGGTCGGAGTGGTCGCAGCGGGCGCTGCGCCGAGGGCTCTCGCCGCGCGCGGAAGCCGCCTTCTCCGGCGCGGCGGTGCCCGGGCTCGAAGATGCGCTGCGGGTTTTCGAGATCCACCCCGGGCAGTGCGGCATGCTGCTCTACGTCGCCGACGCGCTCGCCGCCGCGTTCGTCGTCCCGCACCCCGACGACTACCGCGCCCTGCACCCGACGCTGGTGCAGGACATGCAAGGTGAGCTGATCTTCCAGTACGCGCTGCTGATGCCTCCGGTCGCGGACTTCCGGGCGAGCATCGCCGACGCACGGATCGACACCTTCGCGGACCTGCGCGCGGCGGCCGACGCCGAAGAGCGCGCCTGGGCGGACTTCCACGACACGACGATGGCGGCGGGCCTGCTGGAGCAGGACTGCACGTGGCAGTCGGTCCACCGGATGGGGCGCTTCGAGCTCGCCCGGTTCCTGCCGGTGTTCCGCCCCAAGGAGGAGAACCACATCGGCGAGGCGATCCTCGACGAGCAGGGCCGGACGGCGTACCTGAAGACGTTCCGGCTCTCCGAGGGCCAGGTCCGCCGGGGCCACCTGCTCAGCCGCCTGGCCGCGCACGGCTGGCACCTGGCCGACACCGCGGCCGATCTCGGCATCGACGAGGCCCAGCTCGGCCTCCGCCTGGAATCCGCGGGCTTCGGCCACCTCCTCCGCCAGGACGTCCTCGACGCCTACCGCAGGCAGGCCCGCCGCTAG
- a CDS encoding aminodeoxychorismate/anthranilate synthase component II: MRVLVVDNYDSFVYNLVQYLAQLGADCVVRRNDVVTDDDVAAADGLLLSPGPGTPDRAGRTMELIQRCAAERKPVLGVCLGHQAIGAVWGGVVERAPELLHGKVSEIHHSGAGVFAGLAEPFIATRYHSLIVRADTIPDDFEITARTASGIVMGMRHRELPVEGVQFHPESVLTDGGHRMLANWMADAGHPVDEHLVNELERGMREVAAAAQR, encoded by the coding sequence GTGCGCGTACTCGTCGTCGACAACTACGACAGCTTCGTCTACAACCTCGTGCAGTACCTCGCGCAGCTGGGCGCGGACTGCGTCGTGCGGCGCAACGACGTCGTCACCGACGACGACGTGGCAGCCGCCGACGGGCTCCTGCTCAGCCCCGGTCCGGGCACGCCGGACCGCGCCGGGCGCACGATGGAGCTGATCCAGCGCTGCGCCGCGGAGCGCAAGCCGGTGCTGGGCGTGTGCCTCGGGCACCAGGCCATCGGCGCGGTGTGGGGCGGCGTCGTCGAGCGAGCGCCGGAGCTGCTGCACGGCAAGGTCAGCGAGATCCACCACTCCGGCGCCGGGGTGTTCGCCGGGCTGGCGGAGCCGTTCATCGCGACCCGCTATCACTCGCTGATCGTGCGCGCGGACACCATCCCGGACGACTTCGAGATCACCGCGCGGACCGCGTCGGGCATCGTGATGGGCATGCGCCACCGCGAACTGCCGGTCGAGGGCGTCCAGTTCCACCCCGAGTCGGTGCTCACCGACGGCGGCCACCGGATGCTGGCGAACTGGATGGCCGACGCGGGTCACCCGGTCGACGAACACCTGGTCAACGAGCTCGAACGCGGTATGCGCGAGGTCGCCGCAGCCGCCCAGCGCTGA
- a CDS encoding class E sortase: MAAPEHPEAPPPERRRARSALRVVGELLITAGLVLLLFVFYAVYVTDWSTARKQAAATDRLLTRWQQPPPAAPPPPPSTGEGFAQLYLPEFGPDFRFAVLEGTDSATLAGGPGHYTGTAWPGERGNFAVAGHRIGKGAPFNDLDQLESCDPVVVETETHWYVYRVLPMAEEVVGWDGRGGDPRCQGVAPIGEPYEQAHGRRIVLPAQGEVIHPVPGRPVDLLPADQRTRLITLTTCHPEFSAEQRLIVHGVLTTEYPKDPAHPALHPAELEER, translated from the coding sequence GTGGCAGCACCGGAGCATCCCGAGGCCCCGCCACCGGAGCGCCGGCGCGCCCGCTCCGCGCTGCGCGTGGTGGGCGAACTGCTGATCACCGCTGGTCTGGTGCTGCTGCTCTTCGTGTTCTACGCGGTCTACGTCACCGACTGGTCCACCGCCCGCAAGCAGGCCGCGGCCACCGACCGGCTGCTGACCCGGTGGCAGCAGCCGCCACCGGCCGCGCCGCCACCGCCGCCGAGCACCGGCGAGGGCTTCGCCCAGCTGTACCTGCCGGAGTTCGGGCCGGACTTCCGGTTCGCGGTGCTGGAGGGCACCGACAGCGCGACCCTGGCCGGCGGCCCCGGCCACTACACCGGCACCGCCTGGCCCGGCGAGCGGGGCAACTTCGCGGTTGCCGGGCACCGGATCGGCAAGGGCGCGCCGTTCAACGACCTGGACCAGCTGGAATCCTGCGATCCGGTGGTGGTGGAGACCGAGACGCACTGGTACGTCTACCGCGTGCTGCCGATGGCCGAGGAGGTCGTCGGCTGGGACGGGCGCGGCGGCGATCCGCGCTGCCAGGGCGTGGCGCCGATCGGCGAGCCGTACGAGCAGGCCCACGGCCGTCGCATCGTGCTGCCCGCGCAGGGCGAGGTGATCCACCCGGTGCCCGGCCGGCCGGTCGACCTGCTGCCCGCCGACCAGCGCACCCGGCTGATCACGCTGACCACCTGCCACCCGGAGTTCTCCGCCGAGCAGCGGCTGATCGTGCACGGCGTGCTCACCACGGAGTACCCGAAGGACCCGGCACACCCGGCACTGCACCCCGCCGAGCTGGAGGAACGCTGA
- the crgA gene encoding cell division protein CrgA: MPKSKVRKKDSPTPVGDRRTPVKAKAVGPSHPIYVVVMLGMMIIGLLWLVVNYIAGEKIPFMTDLGGWNFAVGFAFMIVGLLMTMRWR, translated from the coding sequence ATGCCGAAGTCCAAGGTCCGCAAGAAGGACTCACCCACCCCGGTGGGCGACCGCCGCACGCCGGTGAAGGCGAAGGCGGTCGGCCCGTCGCACCCCATCTACGTCGTAGTGATGCTGGGGATGATGATCATCGGGCTGCTCTGGCTGGTGGTCAACTACATCGCGGGCGAGAAGATCCCGTTCATGACCGACCTCGGCGGCTGGAACTTCGCCGTCGGGTTCGCCTTCATGATCGTCGGCCTGCTGATGACGATGCGCTGGCGCTGA
- a CDS encoding PH domain-containing protein: MPNGSQQWATPAGLVATGWVLTAAAAAWWFAADSAVDRTFVGVLVLALAIASAHATICRPRLSADREGVTVRGLGGRRRWPWSAVSVQVRRHRRFGREVQSLELDSDAALIILTRLDLGSDPQDVAEALRDWQR; the protein is encoded by the coding sequence GTGCCGAACGGATCGCAGCAGTGGGCGACCCCGGCGGGGTTGGTCGCCACCGGCTGGGTGCTCACCGCGGCAGCCGCCGCCTGGTGGTTCGCCGCCGACTCCGCGGTGGACCGGACGTTCGTCGGAGTTCTCGTGCTCGCCCTGGCCATCGCCTCGGCGCACGCCACCATCTGCCGCCCGAGGCTGAGCGCCGACCGCGAGGGCGTGACCGTGCGCGGGCTGGGCGGTCGGCGGCGCTGGCCCTGGTCAGCGGTGTCGGTCCAGGTCCGCCGCCACCGCCGCTTCGGCCGCGAGGTGCAGTCCTTGGAGCTCGACTCGGACGCCGCCCTGATCATCCTGACCCGGCTCGACCTCGGCTCGGACCCGCAGGACGTCGCCGAAGCCCTCCGCGACTGGCAGCGCTGA
- a CDS encoding rhomboid family intramembrane serine protease, with protein MTVPPGSQPGADGAPPQLPTCVRHPDRPTGLRCTRCERPACPECLRDASVGQHCVDCVAQGQRGMRQPVTVAGARLSAKPILVPVLIAVNVVIFALTAVQAGSIGANFTAPLFDEFALWPILVAGGQWWRLLTAGFLHIGLLHLAMNMIALWVIGRDLELLLGRLRFIAVYLLSLLGGSAAVFLFGDEVTPVAGASGAVYGLMGGIAIAALRLKVSLRPVLVVIALNIVASVVIPGISLLGHIGGLVLGVLATGALVYAPRNRQVLIQAGALGALLLVLLAVVITRDVQFGNVVCFGSGAQTRCGVLGS; from the coding sequence GTGACTGTTCCGCCCGGATCCCAGCCGGGGGCGGACGGGGCGCCGCCGCAGCTGCCGACCTGCGTCCGGCACCCCGACCGCCCGACCGGCCTGCGCTGCACCCGGTGCGAGCGCCCGGCGTGCCCGGAATGCCTGCGCGACGCCTCCGTCGGCCAGCACTGCGTCGACTGCGTCGCTCAGGGGCAGCGCGGCATGCGGCAGCCGGTGACCGTCGCCGGTGCGCGGTTGTCCGCCAAGCCGATCCTGGTGCCGGTGCTGATCGCCGTGAACGTGGTGATCTTCGCGCTCACCGCGGTGCAGGCGGGCAGCATCGGTGCGAACTTCACGGCGCCGCTGTTCGACGAGTTCGCGCTGTGGCCGATCCTGGTCGCGGGCGGCCAGTGGTGGCGGCTGCTCACCGCCGGCTTCCTGCACATCGGGTTGCTGCACCTGGCGATGAACATGATCGCCCTGTGGGTGATCGGGCGTGACCTGGAACTGCTGCTCGGGAGGCTGCGGTTCATCGCGGTGTACCTGCTGTCGCTGCTCGGCGGCAGCGCCGCGGTGTTCCTGTTCGGCGACGAGGTGACCCCGGTGGCCGGTGCGTCCGGCGCCGTCTACGGCCTGATGGGCGGTATTGCCATCGCCGCGCTGCGGCTGAAGGTGAGCCTGCGGCCGGTGCTGGTGGTCATCGCGCTGAACATCGTCGCCAGCGTGGTGATCCCCGGGATCTCGCTGCTCGGGCACATCGGTGGTCTGGTGCTCGGCGTGCTCGCGACCGGCGCGCTGGTCTACGCGCCCCGCAACCGGCAGGTGCTGATCCAGGCCGGTGCGCTGGGCGCGCTGCTGTTGGTGCTGCTGGCCGTGGTGATCACGCGCGACGTGCAGTTCGGCAACGTGGTCTGCTTCGGCTCCGGCGCGCAGACCCGCTGCGGCGTGCTCGGTTCCTGA
- a CDS encoding peptidylprolyl isomerase, with amino-acid sequence MAEDNGSLVGTKVTATLHTSQGDIRLNLFPDQAPKTVSNFVGLAEGTKDYAAPNAKGEKSGPFYDGVIFHRVIDGFMLQTGDPTGTGRGGPGYQFGDEFHPTLQFDRPYLLAMANAGPNTNGSQFFITVAATSWLNYKHTIFGEVADQASRDVVDAIGHTATGAADRPVTDIVIERVSIERG; translated from the coding sequence GTGGCTGAAGACAACGGATCGCTCGTTGGGACGAAGGTGACCGCCACCCTGCACACCTCGCAGGGGGACATCCGGCTCAACCTCTTCCCCGACCAGGCGCCCAAGACCGTGAGTAATTTCGTGGGTCTCGCCGAAGGCACCAAGGACTACGCGGCCCCCAACGCGAAGGGCGAGAAGTCCGGTCCGTTCTACGACGGGGTGATCTTCCACCGCGTCATCGACGGATTCATGCTCCAGACCGGTGACCCGACCGGAACCGGCCGTGGTGGCCCGGGCTACCAGTTCGGCGACGAGTTCCACCCGACGCTGCAGTTCGACCGGCCGTACCTGCTGGCCATGGCCAACGCCGGGCCGAACACCAACGGCTCGCAGTTCTTCATCACGGTCGCCGCGACCAGCTGGTTGAACTACAAGCACACCATCTTCGGCGAGGTCGCGGACCAGGCGTCCCGCGACGTGGTCGACGCGATCGGGCACACCGCCACCGGTGCGGCTGACCGCCCGGTCACCGACATCGTCATCGAGAGGGTCTCGATCGAGCGCGGTTGA
- a CDS encoding SRPBCC family protein — protein MAEPISYDLHATAEVAATADAVYRIASDITRMGEWSPECTGGRWKSGEPGAVGARFEGDNQARGDTWTTECEVIAAEPGRRFVWEVLTAPALTDNMVWSFEIEPTADGCALTQRFRMKTPPSRLLAIRDSLPPERAATFPEFRRELLQKGMQQTVDQIKAAAES, from the coding sequence ATGGCTGAACCGATCAGTTACGACCTGCACGCCACTGCGGAAGTGGCCGCGACGGCCGACGCCGTCTACCGAATCGCCAGCGACATCACGCGGATGGGCGAGTGGAGCCCCGAGTGCACCGGCGGCCGGTGGAAGTCCGGTGAGCCCGGCGCCGTCGGCGCCCGCTTCGAAGGGGACAACCAGGCCCGGGGCGACACCTGGACCACCGAGTGCGAGGTGATCGCCGCCGAACCGGGGCGCCGGTTCGTCTGGGAGGTGCTCACCGCTCCCGCGCTCACGGACAACATGGTGTGGTCCTTCGAGATCGAGCCGACCGCGGACGGCTGCGCGCTGACCCAGCGCTTCCGGATGAAGACCCCGCCGAGCCGCCTGCTGGCGATCCGGGACAGCCTCCCGCCGGAACGCGCCGCGACCTTCCCGGAGTTCCGCCGCGAACTCCTCCAGAAGGGCATGCAGCAGACGGTGGACCAGATCAAGGCCGCCGCCGAGAGCTGA
- a CDS encoding helix-turn-helix domain-containing protein — protein MAGATELAAAASDRDPRVGLRAVAALRKLLEQLESVQVRNARNHGWSWQEVAAELGVSRQAVHKKHGRS, from the coding sequence ATGGCAGGAGCTACGGAACTCGCCGCCGCGGCGAGCGATCGCGATCCCCGGGTGGGCCTGCGCGCCGTGGCGGCGCTGCGGAAGCTGCTCGAACAGCTCGAATCGGTGCAGGTCCGCAACGCGCGCAACCACGGGTGGTCGTGGCAGGAGGTCGCAGCGGAACTGGGCGTGTCCAGGCAGGCCGTGCACAAGAAACACGGGAGGTCATGA
- a CDS encoding Clp protease N-terminal domain-containing protein, whose translation MTMFERFTAAARQAVVGATEQAQRRVHPEITDEHLLLALVRMPTTRAGQLLAEHGVDEDGVVAAYAKARRLGGLSDSDTEVLLELGIDVREVVANVERSLGPDAMAEPNRRRLRRFFKAHRPFSATAKSTIEGALREAVELRHREIGDEHILLALLNRRGVAADFLAGHDLTHQTVRQALRNAA comes from the coding sequence ATGACCATGTTCGAGAGGTTCACCGCAGCCGCCCGCCAGGCGGTGGTCGGTGCGACGGAGCAGGCGCAGCGGCGCGTGCACCCGGAGATCACCGACGAGCACCTGCTGCTCGCGCTCGTGCGGATGCCGACGACCCGCGCCGGCCAGTTGCTCGCCGAGCACGGCGTCGACGAGGACGGCGTGGTCGCGGCCTACGCGAAGGCGCGCAGGCTCGGCGGCCTGAGCGATTCCGACACCGAGGTCTTGCTCGAGCTGGGTATCGACGTGCGCGAGGTCGTGGCGAACGTCGAGCGCTCCCTCGGCCCCGACGCCATGGCCGAACCGAATCGCCGACGGCTGCGGCGCTTCTTCAAAGCGCACAGGCCGTTCAGCGCCACCGCCAAGTCCACGATCGAAGGCGCGCTGCGCGAAGCGGTCGAACTGCGGCACCGGGAGATCGGCGACGAGCACATCCTGCTCGCGCTGCTCAACCGCCGAGGTGTCGCGGCCGACTTCCTGGCCGGACACGACCTGACCCACCAGACCGTCCGACAGGCGCTCCGCAACGCCGCCTGA
- a CDS encoding MFS transporter codes for MSGRGSAGRSGWVLPLCWTAVLLDGFDLVVLGSVLPVLLEGQQWGLTAAGASLVSTAGLVGMTIGALAIGTITDVIGRRKALIFAVVSFSLFTALCAVAPSVFVFGLLRFLAGLGLGGCLPTAIALVTEHARAGRSGSATTTIMTGYHVGAVLTALLGIAVLPNLGWRAMFLIGAAPALVLVPLMLRYLPESESFQQVKAERGASGGADAVASLFRGGFARATIAFWITSFMGLLLVYGLNTWLPQIMKSAGYPLDAALGLLLTLNIGAVIGLLIAGAVADRVGPRSSTIGWFAASAVFLAALSIKLPGIGVYVAVLVAGCFVFSSQVLVYAYIGRVYPAANRATGLGWSAGIGRIGAICGPLLGGAMLTAGIAYPWGFYAFAVVGALGAVGAALVRRPGVAQSPERAAERVEQ; via the coding sequence ATGTCCGGGCGGGGTTCTGCCGGGCGGAGTGGTTGGGTTTTGCCGCTTTGCTGGACCGCTGTGCTGTTGGACGGGTTCGACCTCGTTGTGCTCGGGAGCGTGCTTCCGGTGCTGCTCGAGGGGCAGCAGTGGGGGTTGACCGCGGCTGGTGCTTCTCTTGTGTCGACTGCCGGTTTGGTCGGGATGACCATTGGTGCGCTGGCCATCGGGACCATCACCGATGTCATCGGGCGGCGGAAGGCGCTGATCTTCGCGGTTGTCAGCTTCTCGCTGTTCACCGCCTTGTGCGCGGTTGCGCCTTCGGTCTTCGTGTTCGGGTTGCTGCGGTTTCTCGCCGGGCTTGGGCTCGGGGGTTGTCTGCCCACCGCGATCGCTCTCGTCACCGAGCACGCTCGTGCTGGTCGGAGCGGTAGCGCCACCACCACGATCATGACCGGGTATCACGTCGGGGCCGTGCTGACGGCGTTGCTGGGGATCGCCGTGCTGCCGAACCTGGGCTGGCGCGCGATGTTCCTCATCGGGGCTGCTCCGGCGCTGGTCCTGGTGCCGCTCATGCTCCGGTACCTGCCAGAGTCGGAGTCGTTCCAGCAGGTCAAGGCGGAGCGCGGTGCCAGTGGTGGGGCCGATGCCGTTGCTTCGCTGTTCCGCGGTGGGTTCGCCCGGGCCACCATCGCCTTCTGGATCACGTCGTTCATGGGGTTGCTGCTGGTCTACGGGTTGAACACCTGGTTGCCGCAGATCATGAAGTCCGCCGGGTATCCGCTCGACGCGGCGCTGGGGTTACTGCTGACGCTGAACATCGGTGCGGTGATCGGGTTGCTGATCGCTGGTGCGGTGGCCGACCGGGTCGGGCCCCGGTCGTCCACCATCGGCTGGTTCGCCGCTTCGGCGGTCTTCCTGGCGGCGTTGAGCATCAAGCTGCCCGGGATCGGCGTGTACGTCGCGGTCCTGGTCGCCGGTTGCTTCGTGTTCAGCTCGCAGGTCCTGGTGTACGCCTACATCGGCCGCGTCTACCCGGCGGCGAACCGGGCGACCGGGCTCGGCTGGTCGGCCGGGATCGGGCGCATCGGCGCGATCTGCGGACCGCTGCTCGGCGGCGCGATGCTCACGGCCGGCATCGCCTACCCGTGGGGCTTCTACGCGTTCGCCGTGGTCGGCGCGCTGGGCGCCGTCGGTGCCGCGCTGGTCCGGCGCCCCGGGGTGGCGCAGTCCCCGGAGCGCGCGGCCGAGCGCGTCGAGCAGTGA
- a CDS encoding DUF3566 domain-containing protein: MTSSEKPESSGPHKDADQASASTQTVDSTVEAETETAPVAAEADSPSGEELNGTETPPPWQRASASTGGEAPEATPVVAEVPDVDDTQTIPKQSVDQETVRTKVPSSARTQVSFTGAGTGAAGPRASTPSARRPSRGPRRASLQVKRVDPWSVLKLALVLSVALFFVWMIAVAVLYGVLDGMGVWDQLNGTFSELTQPDDAAAEPLISAARVFGVASIIGAINIVLVTALATVAAFIYNVAADFAGGVEITLSERE; this comes from the coding sequence GTGACATCTTCCGAGAAGCCGGAGTCCTCGGGCCCGCACAAGGACGCGGACCAGGCTTCGGCCAGCACGCAGACAGTCGACAGCACCGTCGAGGCGGAGACCGAGACCGCCCCGGTGGCCGCTGAGGCCGACAGCCCCAGCGGTGAGGAGCTGAACGGCACGGAAACGCCGCCGCCGTGGCAGCGCGCGTCGGCGTCGACCGGCGGGGAGGCCCCCGAGGCCACCCCGGTGGTCGCCGAGGTGCCGGACGTCGACGACACGCAGACCATCCCCAAGCAGTCCGTGGACCAGGAGACGGTGCGCACCAAGGTGCCGTCGTCGGCCCGGACCCAGGTCTCGTTCACCGGGGCCGGTACCGGTGCCGCTGGGCCGCGCGCGTCGACACCGTCGGCGCGCCGCCCCAGCCGCGGACCGCGGCGGGCCAGCCTGCAGGTCAAGCGGGTCGACCCGTGGTCGGTGCTGAAGCTCGCGCTGGTGCTCAGCGTCGCGCTGTTCTTCGTCTGGATGATCGCGGTCGCGGTGCTCTACGGCGTGCTCGACGGCATGGGCGTGTGGGATCAGCTCAACGGCACCTTCAGCGAGCTGACCCAGCCGGACGACGCGGCGGCCGAGCCGCTGATCAGCGCCGCCCGGGTGTTCGGCGTCGCCTCGATCATCGGCGCGATCAACATCGTGCTGGTGACCGCGCTGGCGACGGTGGCCGCGTTCATCTACAACGTGGCGGCCGACTTCGCCGGCGGCGTCGAGATCACCCTGTCCGAGCGGGAGTAA
- the gyrA gene encoding DNA gyrase subunit A: MTEVLPPEHGRIEPVDIQQEMQNSYINYAMSVIVARALPDVRDGLKPVHRRVLYAMYDSGFRPDRGYVKCSRVVGDVMGNYHPHGDSAIYDTLVRLAQPWSMRHKLIDGQGNFGSPGNDPAAAMRYTESRLAPLAMHMLADIEEDTVDFSDNYDGRTQEPDVLPARFPNLLVNGGGGIAVGMATNIPPHNLREVADGVVWALENPDCDDEQLLEALMERIKGPDFPTHAQILGTNAIADAYRTGRGSIKMRAVVTIEEDSKGRTTLVVTELPYQVNPDNLIENIASMHREGKLTGISDIADESNSRRGMRIVVTLKRDAIPKVVLNNLYKHTQLQTTFGVNMLALVDGVPRTLRLDQVIRYYVKHQIEVIVRRTRFRLKKAEERAHILRGLVKALDMLDEVIALIRRSPTVDDARTGLIELLDVDEVQANAILEMQLRRLAALERQKIIDQLAEIEREIEDLKDILAKPERQRQIIRDELMEIVDKYGEDRRTQIIPFEGEVSMEDLIAEEDVVVTITRTGYAKRTRTDLYRAQKRGGKGVQGAQLKQDDIVSHFFVCSTHDWILFFTNKGRVYRAKAYELPEANRTARGQHVANLLAFQPDEQIAQVMQIKDYTAAPYLVLATKKGLVKKSRLTDFDSNRSGGLIGVNLKEDDELVGAVLCSADDDLLLVSAEGQSIRFHATDEALRPMGRATSGVLGMRFNDGDELLAMGVVREDRYVLVATDGGYAKRTPIDDYPVQGRGGKGVLTLQYDNKRGRLVGALIVELDDELYAITSSGGVIRTTAKEVRKAGRQTKGVRLMNLDEGSALVAIARNADEAADPDAAGPEQQK; this comes from the coding sequence GTGACTGAAGTCCTGCCGCCGGAACACGGCCGGATCGAACCGGTCGACATCCAGCAGGAGATGCAGAACTCCTACATCAACTACGCGATGAGCGTCATCGTCGCGCGCGCCCTGCCGGACGTGCGCGACGGGCTCAAGCCGGTGCACCGGCGCGTGCTGTACGCGATGTACGACTCCGGCTTCCGCCCGGACCGCGGCTACGTGAAGTGCTCCCGCGTCGTCGGCGACGTGATGGGCAACTACCACCCGCACGGCGACTCGGCGATCTACGACACCCTGGTCCGGCTCGCCCAGCCGTGGTCGATGCGGCACAAGCTGATCGACGGCCAGGGCAACTTCGGCTCGCCCGGCAACGACCCGGCCGCGGCCATGCGGTACACCGAGTCGCGGCTGGCCCCGTTGGCGATGCACATGCTCGCCGACATCGAAGAGGACACCGTCGACTTCTCCGACAACTACGACGGCCGCACCCAGGAACCCGACGTGCTGCCGGCCCGGTTCCCGAACCTGCTGGTCAACGGCGGTGGCGGTATCGCGGTCGGGATGGCGACCAACATCCCGCCGCACAACCTGCGCGAGGTCGCCGACGGCGTCGTCTGGGCGCTGGAGAACCCGGACTGCGACGACGAGCAGCTGCTCGAAGCGCTGATGGAGCGGATCAAGGGCCCGGACTTCCCGACGCACGCGCAGATCCTGGGCACCAACGCGATCGCGGACGCCTACCGCACCGGCCGCGGCTCCATCAAGATGCGGGCCGTCGTCACCATCGAGGAGGACAGCAAGGGGCGCACCACGCTGGTCGTCACCGAGCTGCCCTACCAGGTCAACCCGGACAACCTCATCGAGAACATCGCCTCGATGCACCGGGAGGGCAAGCTCACCGGCATCTCCGACATCGCCGACGAGTCCAACAGCCGGCGCGGCATGCGGATCGTCGTCACGCTCAAGCGCGACGCGATCCCGAAGGTGGTGCTGAACAACCTCTACAAGCACACCCAGCTGCAGACGACCTTCGGCGTCAACATGCTGGCGCTGGTCGACGGCGTGCCGCGCACGCTGCGGCTGGACCAGGTGATCCGGTACTACGTCAAGCACCAGATCGAGGTCATCGTCCGGCGCACCCGGTTCCGGCTGAAGAAGGCCGAGGAGCGCGCCCACATCCTGCGCGGTCTGGTCAAGGCGCTGGACATGCTGGACGAGGTCATCGCCCTGATCCGGCGCTCGCCCACGGTGGACGACGCGCGCACCGGCCTGATCGAGCTGCTCGACGTGGACGAGGTCCAGGCCAACGCGATCCTGGAGATGCAGCTGCGCCGCCTGGCCGCCCTGGAGCGGCAGAAGATCATCGACCAGCTGGCCGAGATCGAGCGCGAGATCGAGGACCTCAAGGACATCCTCGCCAAGCCGGAGCGGCAGCGGCAGATCATCCGCGACGAGCTGATGGAGATCGTCGACAAGTACGGCGAGGACCGCCGCACGCAGATCATCCCCTTCGAGGGCGAGGTCTCCATGGAGGACCTCATCGCCGAGGAGGACGTGGTCGTCACCATCACCCGCACCGGCTACGCCAAGCGGACCCGCACCGACCTGTACCGGGCGCAGAAGCGCGGCGGCAAGGGCGTGCAGGGCGCGCAGCTGAAGCAGGACGACATCGTGTCGCACTTCTTCGTCTGCTCGACCCACGACTGGATCCTGTTCTTCACCAACAAGGGCCGGGTCTACCGGGCGAAGGCCTACGAGCTGCCGGAGGCCAACCGCACCGCGCGCGGTCAGCACGTGGCGAACCTGCTGGCGTTCCAGCCGGACGAGCAGATCGCCCAGGTCATGCAGATCAAGGACTACACCGCCGCCCCGTACCTGGTGCTCGCCACCAAGAAGGGCTTGGTCAAGAAGTCCCGGTTGACCGATTTCGATTCCAACCGATCGGGTGGTCTCATCGGCGTCAACCTGAAGGAGGACGACGAGCTGGTCGGTGCGGTGCTCTGCTCCGCCGACGACGACCTGCTGCTGGTGTCCGCCGAGGGCCAGTCGATCCGGTTCCACGCCACCGACGAGGCGCTGCGGCCGATGGGCCGCGCCACCTCGGGCGTGCTGGGCATGCGGTTCAACGACGGTGACGAGCTGCTGGCCATGGGCGTCGTGCGCGAGGACCGGTACGTGCTGGTCGCGACCGACGGCGGCTACGCCAAGCGCACCCCGATCGACGACTACCCGGTCCAGGGTCGCGGCGGAAAGGGAGTGCTGACTCTCCAGTACGACAACAAGCGTGGCAGGCTTGTGGGGGCGCTCATCGTCGAGCTCGACGACGAGCTCTACGCGATCACCTCCAGCGGGGGAGTCATCCGGACCACCGCCAAGGAGGTCCGCAAGGCCGGCAGGCAGACGAAGGGGGTTCGTCTGATGAACCTCGACGAGGGTTCCGCGCTGGTGGCCATCGCGCGCAACGCCGATGAGGCCGCCGACCCGGACGCTGCGGGGCCGGAGCAGCAGAAGTAA